The Bombus terrestris chromosome 4, iyBomTerr1.2, whole genome shotgun sequence genome has a window encoding:
- the LOC100651123 gene encoding mitochondrial import inner membrane translocase subunit Tim23 isoform X1 produces the protein MIDLRDENVKSTINNGKYGNLNIPVTSQQGLAPLSPYLNFDPAYLPPSQPEYIFPEGAAKRRGRFELAFSQIGAACIIGAGIGGATGLYRGIKATSLADQTGKLRRTQLINHVMKSGSSLANTFGIVSVMYSGFGVLLSWARGTDDSLNTLAAATGTGMLFKSTSGLKKCALGGCVGLAIASVYCLWSNREVLQELSHRNVNPASK, from the exons ATGATAGATTTACGTGATGAGAATGTTAAAAGTACAATAAACAATGGAAAATATGGTAATTTAAATATACCAG TTACATCGCAACAAGGGTTAGCACCACTTAGTCCATATTTAAACTTTGATCCTGCATATCTTCCTCCAAGTCAGCCAGAATACATATTTCCTGAGGGAGCTGCAAAACGAAGAGGAAGATTTGAATTGGCTTTCAGTCAGATTGGTGCAGCATGTATCATAGGAGCTGGTATTGGCGGTGCAACTGGTTTATATAGAGGAATTAAAGCAACATCATTAGCTGATCAAACTGGCAAGCTTAGAAGAACTCA ATTAATCAACCATGTTATGAAAAGTGGTTCGTCATTAGCAAACACATTTGGAATAGTGTCTGTAATGTATAGTGGATTTGGTGTGCTGTTATCTTGGGCCAGAGGTACGGATGATTCCTTGAATACTTTAGCAGCAGCAACTGGGACAGGCATGTTATTCAAATCTAcat CTGGCTTGAAAAAATGTGCATTAGGTGGTTGTGTAGGACTGGCAATAGCATCTGTATATTGCTTATGGAGTAATCGGGAAGTCTTACAGGAATTGAGCCATCGCAACGTAAATCCGGC aTCTAAATGA
- the LOC100651123 gene encoding mitochondrial import inner membrane translocase subunit Tim23 isoform X2: MIDLRDENVKSTINNGKYGNLNIPVTSQQGLAPLSPYLNFDPAYLPPSQPEYIFPEGAAKRRGRFELAFSQIGAACIIGAGIGGATGLYRGIKATSLADQTGKLRRTQLINHVMKSGSSLANTFGIVSVMYSGFGVLLSWARGTDDSLNTLAAATGTGMLFKSTSGLKKCALGGCVGLAIASVYCLWSNREVLQELSHRNVNPA, encoded by the exons ATGATAGATTTACGTGATGAGAATGTTAAAAGTACAATAAACAATGGAAAATATGGTAATTTAAATATACCAG TTACATCGCAACAAGGGTTAGCACCACTTAGTCCATATTTAAACTTTGATCCTGCATATCTTCCTCCAAGTCAGCCAGAATACATATTTCCTGAGGGAGCTGCAAAACGAAGAGGAAGATTTGAATTGGCTTTCAGTCAGATTGGTGCAGCATGTATCATAGGAGCTGGTATTGGCGGTGCAACTGGTTTATATAGAGGAATTAAAGCAACATCATTAGCTGATCAAACTGGCAAGCTTAGAAGAACTCA ATTAATCAACCATGTTATGAAAAGTGGTTCGTCATTAGCAAACACATTTGGAATAGTGTCTGTAATGTATAGTGGATTTGGTGTGCTGTTATCTTGGGCCAGAGGTACGGATGATTCCTTGAATACTTTAGCAGCAGCAACTGGGACAGGCATGTTATTCAAATCTAcat CTGGCTTGAAAAAATGTGCATTAGGTGGTTGTGTAGGACTGGCAATAGCATCTGTATATTGCTTATGGAGTAATCGGGAAGTCTTACAGGAATTGAGCCATCGCAACGTAAATCCGGCGTAA
- the LOC100650920 gene encoding NAD-dependent protein deacetylase sirtuin-1 isoform X1, with protein MASGSEVPEYSSPAKRRKVDGIGYNGVSCVKPDFQDCQTSHDTPNEDLEETYGGDSGFNELSDESKSASISPDATNLMTTPSRIDSTSDDTGCPIDTADEKDEVSSTVSNLSDLSGLSDFSGEGDINHQWRNASSWVQKQMLIGADPRDLLHHLLMDSTQIPEQVDDLTLWKIIINMMSEPPRRQKLKHINTLTDVVRLIRNSNRIIVLTGAGVSVSCGIPDFRSRDGIYSRLAQDFPDLPDPQAMFDINYFGQDPRPFYKFAREIYPGQFKPSPCHRFIKMLDKQQKLLRNYSQNIDTLEQVAGIVNVIECHGSFATASCTRCKYQVKADDIREDIFSQRIPLCPKCRVNTLPPISETNLNENYKDLVTQGIMKPDIVFFGEGLPDAFHDAMAKDKDECDLLIVIGSSLKVRPVALIPSSIPSHVPQILINRESLPHLKFDVELLGDGDIIINQLCHLMENNYKEVCWNDTILKEATQLLPMRHLPDDTWEQSQDTTSNTVLSRDSMETDFKLHDSCSIESQDSLMVHDNVVEQYVENMNARVSPFCNDHTNSMEDKFNLLEESPKRRLGESSVESSPKRMNFGSNCMLDFNLCSSKTENTSESSIDYKFHTVSVESTSKDIGKIYSLEECQVFPRIIEISSESTLLDSTLKPHHCIENRASLKINSDYSTMDSIEIEKMNFKPRQASIDSALDSGVGDSCNSVDSREDKTNKEELKNGRLDRHCWHSKVRKSLAVRLPENSYYQLAPGKYIFPGAEVYSDPEEYDHCSLFINSESSDSDSDSSSVEEEEEDEGEEEEEEDEEDDDEGKEEQVDDGDDEVGEVEKSDLKKEGHKVVGANKKKDERKEIVKEYGKGETNDKREMDKEGEKEKNQRKAMKREDERRSMNKFQNENILED; from the exons ATGGCGTCAGGCTCGGAGGTGCCAGAATATTCGTCCCCAGCAAAACGACGAAAAGTTGACGGCATCGGTTACAACGGCGTCAGTTGCGTGAAACCTGATTTCCAAGATTGTCAGACGTCGCATGATACCCCCAATGAAGATCTCGAAg AAACATATGGTGGAGATAGTGGATTCAATGAATTAAGCGACGAGTCAAAATCAGCATCTATTTCACCAGATGCTACAAACTTAATGACAACTCCATCACGAATTGATTCAACTAGTGACGACACTGGTTGTCC AATTGACACAGCAGATGAGAAGGATGAAGTATCATCAACAGTTTCAAATTTATCTGATTTATCAGGACTTTCTGATTTTTCTGGTGAAGGTGATATTAATCATCAATGGAGAAATGCATCTTCGTGGGTTCAGAAGCAAATGTTGATAGGTGCCGATCCTCGAGATCTTTTACATCATCTTCTCATGGATTCTACACAAATTCCAGAGCAGGTCGATGACCTAACTCTTTGGAAG attataataaatatgatgtCAGAACCACCACGTCGACAAAAATTGAAACATATAAATACTTTAACAGATGTTGTTAGATTGATACGTAATAGTAATAGAATAATAGTTCTAACTGGAGCAGGAGTAAGCGTTAGTTGTGGAATTCCTGATTTTAGAAGTAGAGACGGTATTTACTCGAGATTGGCACAAGATTTTCCAGATTTACCAGATCCACAG GCAATGTttgacattaattattttggtCAAGACCCAAGACCATTCTACAAGTTTGCACGAGAAATATATCCTGGGCAATTTAAACCTAGTCCTTGTCATAGGTTCATAAAAATGCTTGATAAACAACAGAAACTTTTAAGAAATTACTCGCAAAATATCGATACGTTGGAGCAAGTGGCAGGCATCGTAAATGTTATTGAATGTCATG GTTCTTTTGCTACTGCATCGTGTACAAGGTGTAAATATCAAGTGAAAGCTGATGACATTAGAGAAGACATATTTTCCCAGAGGATACCACTGTGTCCAAAATGTCGAGTTAATACTTTGCCTCCCATTTCGGAAACTAATCTTAACGAAAATTATAaag aTTTAGTGACACAGGGTATAATGAAACCAGACATTGTTTTCTTTGGCGAAGGACTTCCGGATGCTTTTCACGATGCGATGGCCAAAGATAAAGATGAATGTGATCTTTTAATTGTAATCGGATCGTCATTGAAGGTCCGACCAGTAGCATTAATTCCTTCCTCCATTCCGTCTCATGTTCCACAAATTCTCATTAATCGTGAATCGTTGCCACATCTAAAGTTCGATGTTGAACTCTTAGGAGATGGCGACATTATTATAAATCAACTCTGTCACTT AATGGAGAATAACTACAAAGAAGTATGCTGGAACGATACGATCCTTAAAGAAGCAACACAGCTTTTGCCGATGCGTCACTTACCAGATGACACTTGGGAGCAAAGCCAAGATACTACGTCAAATACTGTATTATCTCGAGATAGTATGGAGACTGATTTTAAATTGCACGACTCATGTTCTATTGAAAGTCAAGACAGTCTAATGGTTCATGATAATGTCGTAGAGCAATACGTGGAAAATATGAATGCGCGCGTTTCTCCCTTCTGCAATGACCACACGAATAGTATGGAAGACAAGTTCAACCTTTTGGAGGAAAGTCCAAAGAGAAGATTAGGCGAGTCAAGTGTGGAAAGCAGTCCAAAAAGAATGAATTTTGGCAGCAATTGCATGTTAGATTTTAACTTGTGCTCCTCGAAGACAGAAAATACTTCAGAAAGTTCGATcgattataaatttcatactGTTTCTGTAGAATCTACGTCGAAGGATATCGGGAAAATTTACAGTTTAGAAGAGTGTCAAGTATTTCCGAGGATAATAGAAATCTCCTCAGAAAGTACATTATTAGATTCTACCTTAAAGCCACATCATTGCATCGAAAATAGAGCgtcgttaaaaattaatagcgaTTACTCTACGATGGATtctattgaaattgaaaaaatgaattttaaaccgAGACAAGCTTCTATCGATTCTGCATTAGACTCCGGTGTAGGTGATAGTTGTAACAGTGTAGACAGTCGAGAAGATAAAACTAAcaaagaagaattaaaaaatggaagatTGGATCGGCACTGTTGGCATTCTAAAGTACGAAAAAGTCTTGCCGTGAGATTAccag AAAATTCCTATTATCAGTTGGCACCTGGAAAGTATATATTTCCTGGAGCAGAAGTGTATTCAGATCCTGAAGAGTATGATCATTGTTCACTTTTCATAAATTCCGAAAGTTCAGATAGCGATAGTGATTCTTCATCcgtggaagaagaagaggaggatgaaggagaggaggaggaagaagaagatgaagaagatgaTGATGAGGGGAAAGAAGAACAAGTggatgatggtgatgatgagGTGGGGGAAGTAGAGAAGtcagatttaaaaaaagaaggcCACAAGGTAGTCGGAGCTAATAAGAAGAaggatgaacgaaaagaaataGTGAAAGAATATGGGAAAGGagaaacaaatgataaaagGGAGATGGATAAGGAAGGGGAGAAGGAGAAAAATCAACGAAAAGCAATGAAAAGGGAAGATGAAAGGAGAAGCATGAATAAGTTTCAAAACGAGAATATTTTAGAAGACTAA
- the LOC100650920 gene encoding NAD-dependent protein deacetylase sirtuin-1 isoform X2, whose translation MTTPSRIDSTSDDTGCPIDTADEKDEVSSTVSNLSDLSGLSDFSGEGDINHQWRNASSWVQKQMLIGADPRDLLHHLLMDSTQIPEQVDDLTLWKIIINMMSEPPRRQKLKHINTLTDVVRLIRNSNRIIVLTGAGVSVSCGIPDFRSRDGIYSRLAQDFPDLPDPQAMFDINYFGQDPRPFYKFAREIYPGQFKPSPCHRFIKMLDKQQKLLRNYSQNIDTLEQVAGIVNVIECHGSFATASCTRCKYQVKADDIREDIFSQRIPLCPKCRVNTLPPISETNLNENYKDLVTQGIMKPDIVFFGEGLPDAFHDAMAKDKDECDLLIVIGSSLKVRPVALIPSSIPSHVPQILINRESLPHLKFDVELLGDGDIIINQLCHLMENNYKEVCWNDTILKEATQLLPMRHLPDDTWEQSQDTTSNTVLSRDSMETDFKLHDSCSIESQDSLMVHDNVVEQYVENMNARVSPFCNDHTNSMEDKFNLLEESPKRRLGESSVESSPKRMNFGSNCMLDFNLCSSKTENTSESSIDYKFHTVSVESTSKDIGKIYSLEECQVFPRIIEISSESTLLDSTLKPHHCIENRASLKINSDYSTMDSIEIEKMNFKPRQASIDSALDSGVGDSCNSVDSREDKTNKEELKNGRLDRHCWHSKVRKSLAVRLPENSYYQLAPGKYIFPGAEVYSDPEEYDHCSLFINSESSDSDSDSSSVEEEEEDEGEEEEEEDEEDDDEGKEEQVDDGDDEVGEVEKSDLKKEGHKVVGANKKKDERKEIVKEYGKGETNDKREMDKEGEKEKNQRKAMKREDERRSMNKFQNENILED comes from the exons ATGACAACTCCATCACGAATTGATTCAACTAGTGACGACACTGGTTGTCC AATTGACACAGCAGATGAGAAGGATGAAGTATCATCAACAGTTTCAAATTTATCTGATTTATCAGGACTTTCTGATTTTTCTGGTGAAGGTGATATTAATCATCAATGGAGAAATGCATCTTCGTGGGTTCAGAAGCAAATGTTGATAGGTGCCGATCCTCGAGATCTTTTACATCATCTTCTCATGGATTCTACACAAATTCCAGAGCAGGTCGATGACCTAACTCTTTGGAAG attataataaatatgatgtCAGAACCACCACGTCGACAAAAATTGAAACATATAAATACTTTAACAGATGTTGTTAGATTGATACGTAATAGTAATAGAATAATAGTTCTAACTGGAGCAGGAGTAAGCGTTAGTTGTGGAATTCCTGATTTTAGAAGTAGAGACGGTATTTACTCGAGATTGGCACAAGATTTTCCAGATTTACCAGATCCACAG GCAATGTttgacattaattattttggtCAAGACCCAAGACCATTCTACAAGTTTGCACGAGAAATATATCCTGGGCAATTTAAACCTAGTCCTTGTCATAGGTTCATAAAAATGCTTGATAAACAACAGAAACTTTTAAGAAATTACTCGCAAAATATCGATACGTTGGAGCAAGTGGCAGGCATCGTAAATGTTATTGAATGTCATG GTTCTTTTGCTACTGCATCGTGTACAAGGTGTAAATATCAAGTGAAAGCTGATGACATTAGAGAAGACATATTTTCCCAGAGGATACCACTGTGTCCAAAATGTCGAGTTAATACTTTGCCTCCCATTTCGGAAACTAATCTTAACGAAAATTATAaag aTTTAGTGACACAGGGTATAATGAAACCAGACATTGTTTTCTTTGGCGAAGGACTTCCGGATGCTTTTCACGATGCGATGGCCAAAGATAAAGATGAATGTGATCTTTTAATTGTAATCGGATCGTCATTGAAGGTCCGACCAGTAGCATTAATTCCTTCCTCCATTCCGTCTCATGTTCCACAAATTCTCATTAATCGTGAATCGTTGCCACATCTAAAGTTCGATGTTGAACTCTTAGGAGATGGCGACATTATTATAAATCAACTCTGTCACTT AATGGAGAATAACTACAAAGAAGTATGCTGGAACGATACGATCCTTAAAGAAGCAACACAGCTTTTGCCGATGCGTCACTTACCAGATGACACTTGGGAGCAAAGCCAAGATACTACGTCAAATACTGTATTATCTCGAGATAGTATGGAGACTGATTTTAAATTGCACGACTCATGTTCTATTGAAAGTCAAGACAGTCTAATGGTTCATGATAATGTCGTAGAGCAATACGTGGAAAATATGAATGCGCGCGTTTCTCCCTTCTGCAATGACCACACGAATAGTATGGAAGACAAGTTCAACCTTTTGGAGGAAAGTCCAAAGAGAAGATTAGGCGAGTCAAGTGTGGAAAGCAGTCCAAAAAGAATGAATTTTGGCAGCAATTGCATGTTAGATTTTAACTTGTGCTCCTCGAAGACAGAAAATACTTCAGAAAGTTCGATcgattataaatttcatactGTTTCTGTAGAATCTACGTCGAAGGATATCGGGAAAATTTACAGTTTAGAAGAGTGTCAAGTATTTCCGAGGATAATAGAAATCTCCTCAGAAAGTACATTATTAGATTCTACCTTAAAGCCACATCATTGCATCGAAAATAGAGCgtcgttaaaaattaatagcgaTTACTCTACGATGGATtctattgaaattgaaaaaatgaattttaaaccgAGACAAGCTTCTATCGATTCTGCATTAGACTCCGGTGTAGGTGATAGTTGTAACAGTGTAGACAGTCGAGAAGATAAAACTAAcaaagaagaattaaaaaatggaagatTGGATCGGCACTGTTGGCATTCTAAAGTACGAAAAAGTCTTGCCGTGAGATTAccag AAAATTCCTATTATCAGTTGGCACCTGGAAAGTATATATTTCCTGGAGCAGAAGTGTATTCAGATCCTGAAGAGTATGATCATTGTTCACTTTTCATAAATTCCGAAAGTTCAGATAGCGATAGTGATTCTTCATCcgtggaagaagaagaggaggatgaaggagaggaggaggaagaagaagatgaagaagatgaTGATGAGGGGAAAGAAGAACAAGTggatgatggtgatgatgagGTGGGGGAAGTAGAGAAGtcagatttaaaaaaagaaggcCACAAGGTAGTCGGAGCTAATAAGAAGAaggatgaacgaaaagaaataGTGAAAGAATATGGGAAAGGagaaacaaatgataaaagGGAGATGGATAAGGAAGGGGAGAAGGAGAAAAATCAACGAAAAGCAATGAAAAGGGAAGATGAAAGGAGAAGCATGAATAAGTTTCAAAACGAGAATATTTTAGAAGACTAA